The following are encoded in a window of Chitinophagaceae bacterium genomic DNA:
- a CDS encoding T9SS C-terminal target domain-containing protein — MQSNLKCVYIMDTLVSTLKKRCWSWKNKFSLGLAIALGLSSLTLKTTAQDRCDDFSVAPGQVINNTCNQLNFPTNCYATEVIEYQPGLNNLGQPVIDVRRDSTKALGPPDYNNAQGVVNFVTLGFGGHIILKFENPILNGPGPDLLYVETTWGNNNNCALYPERAEVYASQDNVTYYYIGETCLDGVFDLDNAVDDMGNPVYLPNAQYFKILDISDPNDFSLSATSDGIEVDGLQCLNGTTVAMPDGDGSINLDVSGGNEPYIFQWSTGDQTIDLNDLGAGTFDVTVLDQIDANGLICTATASIEIMAPDPLEIHAVSVQNPTCPGVNNGSIEIDITGGTAPYDINWAGLTNVTSTALTNIGANDYTVIVTDANGCESFASFNLQDPAGNFFLDYDVTNASCLGQADGSIEVLSVGCIVSFTPPYTFSLGKPDGSVEVSADGLFENLPNGEYELMIEDANGNQDVAFVVVSADDFIDISIDEINHVTCFGGNDGSVSLNITGCAGNYNIDWNGVDPNALSAGTYTVEVTDADGNTSSLDYTINQADEIQVLLVQPGTSCSVNATVNFGVEPYTFEWTNIMDANFSASTKNLTNVTPGLYNLKVTDDNGCIKEQFISLMNCTPQQGPLDCLGVENGDAEVDDCGVCLAGGDTNPDWNTSCTDCAGIVNGTAVVDDCGDCIADGTANPDFNASCTDCAGIVNGTAVVDDCGDCIAGGTASADYNASCTDCAGDLFGNAIIDNCGDCVEGSTGLTACAADCNGDFGGTAFIDDCGVCAEGNTGLVANADQDDCGICNGNNEDQDCAGDCFGTAVVDDCGDCVGGSTGATACVIVDDLILTSMCSDDPATERRWRVRNNNSFDVSFDWSVVGTSQTGSAIAASGDNFFYTNTVSGPNTTIVSWVDGAGNAQQTVKASGGAQCPPPPTPVCDITASVDRDYIEICEGGSAQLEASGGDSYTWIPSAGLTDANIANPKASPSSTTTYQVIVEGLGGNLIQNGDFEDGNTGFTTDYNYVNTPYSGGYNSGTGLYPEGAYAVDVNPNFYHPQFQGSDLTTGSGKFMIVNGSPNMGDKVWCQNVSVEPNTSYELEAYVSSLVSSNPAIVYFTVNSTAALHLPVTAPSTQNSWIPFGGEWYSGTSTTAEVCIYNENTIKSGNDFGLDEISMKAVCTDTATVEVVVNPVPAVTEIASIANECPAETADWSSVTGPNGEAFANAVGVFEDEDLTTPATDFTTESGTYYITWDDESEDNCRAVYTVEVTITDCSLVGECYATEVVDFNQALNKDGNPVLGIRSDPDAALGAPNSQAAVTNGNWVSLGFGGDITLKFANPIANGPGDDIKIWEVTGSVGSPSLTDATPCSTYPEFAEISVSQDGSTWYVVDTLCRTGSVDIDPLPWVQYVRIVDLSDPNDFPSSVTSDGYDVDAIECLNGLWVPPSLSCQADSVVSYNQGLNKLGGPVLADRSDPLVVLDPPTGNNAPGEFFSLGFGGEIVVKFNDGIKNEPGQNDFKVYETSFGNPSCNQYPEKIDVFASQDGTPSSWVYLGQGCLDSEFDLGPLPWAKYIKLIDVSNPNDFSNAVNSDGYDLEGFECLSGSPDDFDDRFGESCFATQVISYNQGLRNNNTPVIPERSDASVATGMPTGNNAPGEFFSLGFGGEIVLGFDFVVFNEPGENDLYVVETTFGFNCNQYPETAEVFGSKNGSDWVFLGEICHDGFINLDNGPMAWLKYVKIVDTSDPNDFSGTADGFDLDGVICASLVNQFKEQQAQYSREDLLNEGLELVESGKASAYPNPFNNQFTIEYVPAIQDKQVDIQVVNLLGQPVYTEAISIENAEVINREIDLNNMESGVYIVIIKSESANEQIRLIKK; from the coding sequence ATGCAATCAAATTTAAAATGCGTTTATATTATGGATACTTTAGTCAGTACACTTAAAAAGCGATGTTGGAGCTGGAAAAATAAATTTTCACTCGGACTCGCGATTGCCTTGGGACTTTCGTCCCTAACCCTCAAAACAACAGCTCAAGATCGTTGCGACGATTTTAGCGTTGCTCCCGGACAAGTGATTAACAACACTTGTAATCAGTTAAACTTCCCTACAAATTGCTATGCAACGGAAGTAATAGAGTATCAACCGGGTCTTAATAATTTAGGACAACCGGTTATTGATGTAAGAAGAGACTCTACCAAAGCGTTAGGTCCACCTGATTACAACAATGCTCAAGGTGTAGTAAATTTCGTAACTCTTGGTTTTGGTGGTCACATTATTTTGAAGTTTGAAAACCCTATCCTGAATGGACCGGGCCCGGACTTGCTTTATGTTGAGACTACTTGGGGAAACAATAACAATTGTGCCCTTTACCCTGAAAGAGCTGAAGTTTATGCATCTCAGGACAATGTTACCTATTACTATATTGGCGAAACTTGTCTTGATGGTGTTTTTGATTTAGATAATGCAGTTGATGATATGGGTAATCCAGTTTATCTTCCAAATGCACAGTATTTTAAAATTCTGGATATTTCAGATCCTAATGACTTCAGCTTAAGTGCTACTTCTGATGGAATTGAAGTTGACGGATTGCAGTGTTTAAATGGAACAACTGTGGCTATGCCTGATGGAGACGGTTCAATTAACCTGGATGTTTCAGGTGGTAATGAGCCTTATATTTTTCAGTGGTCTACAGGAGATCAAACAATTGACTTAAATGATTTAGGTGCAGGTACTTTTGATGTAACTGTTTTGGATCAAATTGATGCAAATGGTTTAATTTGTACTGCAACCGCTTCTATAGAAATTATGGCACCGGACCCTTTGGAAATACATGCAGTTTCTGTACAAAATCCAACTTGCCCCGGTGTTAACAATGGTTCTATTGAAATAGATATTACAGGTGGAACAGCTCCTTATGATATTAACTGGGCAGGATTAACAAATGTTACTTCTACAGCCCTTACTAATATTGGTGCTAATGATTACACGGTAATCGTTACAGATGCTAATGGTTGCGAAAGCTTCGCAAGCTTTAATTTGCAAGACCCGGCCGGAAATTTCTTTTTGGATTATGATGTAACGAATGCAAGTTGCTTAGGGCAGGCTGATGGTTCAATAGAGGTTTTAAGTGTTGGTTGTATTGTATCTTTTACTCCACCATATACTTTTTCATTAGGTAAGCCCGATGGATCTGTAGAAGTGTCTGCGGATGGTTTATTTGAAAACTTACCAAATGGTGAGTATGAGTTAATGATTGAAGATGCAAATGGTAATCAAGATGTTGCATTTGTAGTAGTTAGTGCAGATGACTTCATAGATATTTCAATTGATGAAATAAATCACGTAACTTGTTTTGGTGGTAATGATGGTTCAGTTTCTCTTAACATCACAGGATGTGCAGGAAATTATAACATTGACTGGAATGGAGTTGATCCAAATGCTTTATCTGCCGGAACTTATACTGTTGAAGTAACTGATGCTGATGGAAATACTTCATCTTTAGATTATACTATTAATCAAGCTGATGAAATTCAGGTATTATTAGTTCAGCCGGGAACAAGTTGTTCAGTAAATGCTACTGTAAACTTTGGTGTAGAGCCTTACACTTTTGAGTGGACTAACATTATGGATGCTAACTTTTCAGCAAGTACAAAAAACCTTACAAATGTTACCCCGGGCTTATATAACTTAAAAGTTACAGATGATAACGGATGTATTAAAGAACAATTTATTAGTTTAATGAACTGTACTCCACAACAAGGACCTCTTGATTGTCTTGGTGTTGAAAACGGCGATGCTGAAGTTGATGATTGCGGTGTATGTTTAGCCGGTGGAGATACGAATCCTGACTGGAATACTTCATGTACAGATTGTGCCGGAATAGTAAATGGAACAGCAGTAGTTGACGATTGTGGTGACTGTATAGCAGATGGAACTGCAAACCCTGATTTCAATGCTTCATGTACAGATTGTGCCGGAATAGTAAATGGAACAGCAGTAGTTGACGATTGCGGTGACTGTATCGCCGGTGGAACTGCAAGTGCTGATTATAATGCTTCATGTACAGATTGTGCCGGAGATTTATTCGGTAATGCAATTATTGATAATTGTGGAGATTGTGTTGAAGGTTCTACCGGTTTGACAGCTTGTGCTGCAGATTGTAATGGAGACTTTGGCGGAACTGCATTTATTGATGATTGTGGTGTTTGTGCTGAAGGTAATACCGGATTAGTTGCAAACGCAGATCAGGATGATTGCGGAATATGTAATGGAAATAATGAAGATCAGGATTGTGCCGGAGATTGTTTTGGTACAGCAGTAGTTGATGATTGCGGTGATTGTGTTGGTGGTTCTACCGGTGCAACTGCATGTGTAATCGTTGATGACTTAATTCTTACTTCAATGTGTTCAGATGATCCTGCAACAGAAAGAAGATGGAGAGTTAGAAATAATAACTCATTTGATGTATCATTTGACTGGTCAGTAGTTGGAACAAGCCAAACAGGCTCAGCTATTGCAGCTTCAGGTGATAACTTCTTCTATACAAATACAGTATCTGGTCCTAATACTACTATAGTATCATGGGTTGATGGTGCAGGAAATGCTCAGCAGACAGTTAAGGCAAGTGGTGGCGCTCAGTGTCCTCCTCCTCCAACTCCTGTTTGTGATATAACTGCTTCTGTAGATAGAGATTATATAGAAATATGTGAAGGCGGATCAGCTCAGTTAGAGGCTTCTGGTGGAGATTCATATACATGGATACCTTCTGCCGGTTTAACTGATGCTAATATTGCTAACCCGAAAGCTTCTCCTTCATCAACTACAACTTATCAGGTGATAGTTGAAGGATTAGGTGGAAACTTAATTCAAAACGGAGACTTCGAAGATGGTAATACCGGTTTCACTACCGATTATAACTATGTAAATACACCTTACTCAGGTGGATACAATTCAGGAACAGGTTTATATCCTGAAGGAGCTTATGCTGTTGATGTGAATCCTAACTTCTACCACCCACAATTCCAGGGTAGTGATTTAACTACAGGAAGTGGCAAGTTTATGATTGTTAACGGTTCTCCTAATATGGGCGACAAAGTATGGTGTCAGAATGTTAGTGTTGAGCCTAATACTTCTTATGAGTTAGAAGCTTATGTTTCTTCTCTTGTATCCAGCAACCCTGCAATTGTTTACTTTACTGTAAACAGTACAGCTGCTCTTCATTTACCGGTTACAGCTCCTTCTACTCAGAATAGCTGGATACCTTTCGGTGGTGAGTGGTATAGTGGAACTTCTACTACTGCAGAAGTGTGTATTTATAATGAAAACACTATTAAGTCAGGTAATGACTTTGGTTTAGATGAAATTTCTATGAAAGCTGTTTGTACAGATACAGCTACTGTTGAAGTGGTTGTAAACCCTGTACCTGCTGTAACAGAAATCGCTTCTATTGCAAATGAGTGTCCTGCAGAAACTGCAGACTGGTCATCAGTAACAGGCCCTAACGGTGAAGCATTTGCTAATGCTGTTGGTGTATTTGAAGATGAAGACCTTACAACTCCTGCAACTGACTTTACAACTGAATCAGGTACTTACTATATTACCTGGGACGATGAGTCTGAAGATAATTGTCGTGCAGTATACACTGTTGAAGTTACAATCACCGATTGTTCTTTAGTAGGTGAATGTTATGCAACAGAAGTTGTTGACTTCAATCAGGCTTTAAATAAAGATGGAAACCCTGTTTTAGGTATCAGAAGTGATCCTGATGCTGCTTTAGGTGCTCCTAACTCTCAGGCTGCTGTTACTAACGGAAACTGGGTTTCTCTTGGCTTCGGTGGTGACATAACTTTAAAGTTTGCAAACCCTATAGCTAACGGACCCGGAGATGATATCAAAATTTGGGAAGTAACCGGAAGTGTAGGTTCACCATCATTAACAGATGCAACACCTTGTTCTACATACCCTGAATTTGCTGAAATTTCAGTTTCTCAGGATGGTTCAACTTGGTATGTAGTTGATACTTTATGCCGTACGGGTTCTGTTGATATTGATCCTCTACCATGGGTACAGTATGTTAGAATTGTTGATTTAAGTGATCCTAACGATTTTCCAAGTTCAGTAACTTCTGATGGATATGATGTTGATGCTATCGAATGTCTTAACGGACTATGGGTACCACCTTCATTATCTTGTCAGGCTGATTCAGTGGTTAGTTATAATCAAGGACTAAACAAACTTGGTGGACCTGTATTAGCTGACAGAAGTGATCCTTTAGTAGTCTTAGATCCTCCAACAGGAAATAATGCTCCGGGTGAGTTCTTCTCACTAGGGTTTGGCGGTGAAATCGTTGTTAAGTTTAACGATGGTATCAAAAATGAGCCCGGACAAAATGATTTCAAAGTATATGAAACCAGTTTTGGAAACCCAAGCTGTAATCAGTATCCTGAGAAGATTGATGTTTTTGCATCTCAGGATGGTACTCCATCTAGCTGGGTATACCTTGGACAAGGATGTTTAGATTCTGAATTTGATTTGGGACCTCTTCCTTGGGCTAAATATATCAAGTTAATTGATGTAAGTAACCCTAATGATTTCAGCAACGCTGTTAATTCTGATGGGTATGACTTAGAAGGATTTGAATGCTTAAGTGGTTCTCCGGATGATTTTGATGACAGATTCGGTGAGTCTTGTTTCGCTACTCAGGTTATTTCTTACAACCAAGGATTGCGTAACAATAATACTCCTGTAATTCCTGAAAGATCTGATGCTAGTGTAGCAACAGGTATGCCTACAGGTAACAATGCTCCGGGTGAGTTCTTCTCACTAGGATTTGGTGGAGAAATTGTTCTTGGATTCGACTTTGTTGTATTCAATGAGCCGGGAGAGAATGACTTGTATGTAGTTGAAACTACTTTCGGATTCAACTGTAATCAATATCCTGAAACTGCAGAAGTATTCGGTTCTAAGAATGGTTCTGACTGGGTATTCTTAGGTGAGATTTGTCATGATGGTTTTATCAATCTTGATAATGGCCCAATGGCATGGTTGAAGTATGTTAAAATAGTAGATACTTCTGATCCTAATGATTTCAGTGGAACTGCTGATGGTTTCGACTTAGATGGAGTAATTTGTGCTTCATTAGTAAACCAGTTCAAAGAACAACAAGCTCAGTATTCAAGAGAAGACTTGTTAAATGAAGGTTTAGAATTAGTTGAAAGCGGAAAAGCTTCAGCTTATCCAAATCCATTTAACAATCAATTCACTATAGAATATGTTCCTGCTATTCAGGATAAGCAGGTTGACATTCAGGTTGTTAATTTATTAGGTCAACCGGTTTATACAGAAGCAATTTCAATTGAAAATGCTGAAGTAATAAACAGAGAGATTGACTTAAATAACATGGAAAGCGGTGTTTACATCGTTATCATCAAATCTGAGTCAGCAAATGAGCAAATAAGGCTTATTAAGAAATAA
- a CDS encoding 3-hydroxyacyl-CoA dehydrogenase, which yields MNILIIGEKVSASELRKKIPEEFNVDHRILVNDSILGKYDLIFDLQFDEKEDNLQYYAPMQDKVIFVGAVRKQLAQIQKDFHGEIQCKLIGMNTLPTFMDRPVLEFSLLEKEDEDILKKLAAKLNWNYCLVEDRVGMVTPRVLFMIINEACFTLQEGTASIADIDKGMKLGTGYPMGPLEWSDKIGIEQVYTTLSRLYEDTADERYKICPLLKSYYLKNKSFY from the coding sequence ATGAATATTTTAATCATAGGTGAAAAAGTTTCTGCAAGTGAATTAAGAAAAAAAATTCCTGAGGAGTTTAATGTAGATCACCGAATACTGGTCAATGACTCTATTTTAGGAAAGTACGATTTAATATTTGATCTCCAATTTGATGAAAAAGAAGACAATTTGCAATATTATGCTCCCATGCAAGATAAAGTAATATTTGTTGGTGCTGTGAGAAAACAGCTTGCGCAAATACAGAAAGATTTTCATGGTGAAATACAGTGCAAGCTTATTGGAATGAATACACTTCCAACTTTCATGGACAGACCGGTTTTAGAGTTTTCACTTTTAGAAAAAGAAGATGAAGATATCTTAAAAAAACTTGCTGCTAAACTAAACTGGAATTACTGTCTGGTAGAAGACAGGGTGGGAATGGTCACTCCAAGAGTATTATTTATGATTATAAACGAGGCGTGTTTTACTTTGCAAGAAGGTACTGCGTCTATAGCTGACATTGACAAAGGCATGAAATTAGGTACCGGCTACCCCATGGGACCTCTTGAATGGTCCGATAAAATTGGAATTGAACAAGTTTACACCACTTTATCGAGACTATATGAAGATACCGCTGATGAGCGGTATAAAATCTGTCCTTTGTTAAAATCTTACTATTTGAAGAATAAAAGCTTTTACTAA
- a CDS encoding RidA family protein yields MKIIKTDKAPLPIGSYSQAVVHADTVFVSGQIAINPETNELMTDNIEIETKTVLNNLKAVLEASGSSLDKVIKCSVFLSDMELFASVNEVYSQFFVNHKPAREAIAVKALPKYVNVEISAIAAV; encoded by the coding sequence ATGAAAATAATTAAAACCGATAAAGCTCCCTTACCAATAGGGTCATACAGCCAGGCTGTTGTACATGCTGACACTGTTTTTGTCTCCGGGCAAATTGCAATTAATCCGGAAACAAATGAATTGATGACAGATAATATTGAAATAGAAACAAAAACCGTACTGAATAACTTAAAAGCAGTACTGGAAGCATCCGGAAGCTCTCTGGATAAAGTTATAAAATGCTCTGTTTTTTTATCTGATATGGAGCTGTTTGCTAGTGTAAATGAAGTTTACAGTCAATTTTTTGTAAATCATAAGCCTGCAAGGGAGGCGATTGCCGTAAAAGCATTACCAAAATATGTAAACGTTGAAATTTCTGCTATTGCAGCGGTTTAA
- a CDS encoding DNA-3-methyladenine glycosylase, producing the protein MVQTDFSFFQGEDVVQIARNLLGKKISTNINKEFCSGIIVETEAYNGVFDKACHAYQNRFTKKTTVMYEPGGTVYVYLCYGIHYLLNIVTNKKGIPDAVLIRAIQPIEGVDKMVRRRNTNNLHNLGSGPGKLTKALGVNNLHNGTEVNKGIITIENMPDNNFSIVSSKRIGIDYAENHALLPWRFYIKDSPWISKK; encoded by the coding sequence ATAGTGCAAACCGACTTTTCTTTTTTTCAAGGTGAAGATGTAGTTCAAATTGCCCGTAATCTTTTAGGCAAAAAGATATCTACTAATATTAATAAAGAATTTTGCTCAGGAATAATTGTAGAAACAGAAGCCTATAATGGTGTTTTCGACAAAGCTTGCCACGCCTATCAAAACCGGTTTACAAAAAAGACTACTGTAATGTATGAACCCGGAGGCACCGTCTATGTTTATCTTTGTTATGGAATCCATTACCTTCTCAATATTGTTACCAACAAAAAAGGAATTCCGGATGCTGTTCTTATCAGAGCCATACAGCCAATTGAAGGTGTAGATAAAATGGTGAGGCGTAGAAATACAAATAACTTACACAATCTGGGTTCCGGGCCCGGAAAGTTAACAAAAGCTCTGGGAGTTAACAATTTGCACAATGGTACTGAAGTAAATAAAGGGATTATAACAATTGAAAACATGCCTGATAATAACTTTTCAATTGTTTCATCTAAAAGAATAGGAATAGATTATGCTGAAAATCATGCGCTGCTCCCCTGGAGGTTTTATATTAAAGACAGCCCGTGGATTAGCAAAAAATGA
- a CDS encoding rRNA pseudouridine synthase: MKKRESQKNQKIDSIHLKDSSEFEEMRLNKYLSNAGIASRRKADEIIQSGKVKVNGVVVKEMGHKVKPNDKVIYQGKLVKPERYVYILLNKPKNCITTVEDEKERRTVLDYIAGATQYRVFPVGRLDRNTTGVLLITNDGELTFKLTHPSHEIEKVYMATLDKPLNIQDFEKILAGLTLEDGPVFVNELAFPDEKDKKVVGISLHEGRNHIVKRIFKHLNYEVVKLDRALFAGLTKKNLSRGKWRYLEDKEVIRLKHLSNKRSKKTT, encoded by the coding sequence ATGAAGAAAAGGGAAAGTCAGAAAAATCAAAAAATTGATTCTATTCATTTGAAAGATTCATCAGAATTTGAAGAAATGAGATTAAACAAATATCTTTCGAATGCAGGTATTGCTTCCCGTCGTAAAGCTGATGAAATTATTCAGTCCGGAAAAGTTAAAGTTAATGGAGTTGTTGTAAAGGAAATGGGGCACAAAGTAAAGCCAAATGACAAAGTAATTTATCAGGGGAAGCTAGTTAAACCTGAAAGATATGTTTACATATTACTTAATAAACCCAAAAACTGTATTACCACTGTAGAAGATGAAAAAGAAAGACGTACTGTTTTAGATTATATAGCCGGAGCTACCCAATACAGAGTATTCCCGGTTGGCAGATTAGACAGAAATACAACCGGAGTCTTATTGATAACCAATGATGGTGAGTTGACTTTTAAGCTTACTCATCCCTCTCACGAAATTGAAAAAGTATATATGGCTACACTTGATAAGCCATTAAATATTCAGGATTTTGAAAAAATTCTTGCCGGCCTTACCCTTGAAGACGGGCCTGTATTTGTAAATGAACTTGCTTTCCCTGATGAAAAAGATAAAAAAGTAGTGGGAATTTCTTTACATGAAGGCAGAAATCACATTGTAAAGAGAATCTTCAAACATTTAAATTATGAAGTTGTAAAATTAGACAGAGCCTTATTTGCCGGTTTAACAAAAAAAAATCTTAGCCGGGGAAAATGGAGATATTTGGAAGATAAAGAAGTTATTCGTCTGAAGCATTTGAGTAATAAAAGAAGTAAAAAAACTACTTAA
- the thiL gene encoding thiamine-phosphate kinase — protein MSKKNHDTNRTEVSSLGEFGLIKHLTSQFNIENTSTIKAIGDDAAVIDTNFQFSLHSTDLLIEGVHFDLMYMPLKHLGYKSVIVNLSDIYAMNAEPEQILVSIAISNRFSVEALEELYSGIQLACEKYGVDLVGGDTTTSPSGLMISITAIGRAPADEIVYRSGAKEHDLICVSGDLGAAYLGIQLLEREKQVFLDNPKMQPELTEHTYCVGRQLKPEARKDVIQSLKKNNILPTSMIDISDGLSSEMLHITESSGCGARIYEEHIPLHNDTISLASEFNISPVTAALSGGEDYELLFTVDQKDYDKIKNLTDVCVVGHITAAKEKTVIVTESGNHYPLTAQGWNAFQKQQREN, from the coding sequence ATGTCAAAAAAAAATCACGATACAAATAGAACTGAAGTTTCCAGCTTAGGAGAATTTGGATTGATAAAGCATCTGACTTCACAATTTAATATTGAAAATACTTCAACAATTAAAGCCATAGGTGATGATGCTGCCGTCATTGATACGAATTTTCAATTTAGCCTCCATTCTACTGATTTGCTTATAGAAGGGGTGCATTTTGACTTAATGTACATGCCTTTAAAACATTTAGGATATAAGTCTGTGATTGTAAATCTGTCTGACATCTATGCTATGAATGCAGAACCTGAACAAATATTGGTTTCTATTGCTATTTCTAATCGATTTTCTGTAGAAGCCTTGGAAGAATTGTATAGTGGCATTCAATTAGCATGCGAAAAGTATGGAGTTGATTTAGTAGGGGGCGATACAACCACCTCTCCAAGTGGATTAATGATAAGTATAACCGCAATTGGAAGAGCTCCGGCAGATGAGATTGTCTATCGCTCAGGTGCTAAAGAACATGATTTAATATGCGTTTCCGGAGATTTAGGAGCAGCTTATTTAGGGATTCAGCTACTTGAAAGGGAAAAACAAGTTTTTCTGGATAATCCAAAAATGCAACCTGAATTAACAGAACACACATACTGTGTTGGCAGACAATTAAAACCGGAAGCGCGCAAAGATGTGATTCAATCTTTAAAGAAAAACAACATACTTCCGACATCAATGATTGACATTTCCGATGGTTTGTCTTCTGAAATGCTTCATATCACAGAATCTTCAGGATGTGGAGCCAGGATATATGAAGAGCATATACCGCTACATAATGATACTATTTCCTTAGCTAGTGAATTTAATATTTCACCGGTAACAGCTGCTTTAAGTGGCGGAGAAGATTATGAGCTTTTGTTTACGGTAGACCAAAAAGATTATGACAAGATTAAAAATTTAACTGACGTTTGTGTTGTGGGTCATATAACTGCTGCCAAAGAAAAAACCGTAATAGTAACCGAGTCCGGCAATCATTATCCTTTAACCGCTCAGGGGTGGAATGCATTTCAAAAACAGCAAAGAGAAAATTAA
- a CDS encoding energy transducer TonB: protein MKNYFFTIICCFIFFSLSAQEGSVVSDGIEDEQNFAVQQRDAQFPGGDRAMNDFIYETLKYPEEAIKNRAEGNAMISFDVSSEGKISNVHVLSRMDDALAEEAKRIVKEMPDWEPALRNGTPVNANKIITISFRL from the coding sequence ATGAAAAATTATTTTTTTACAATTATTTGTTGCTTTATCTTTTTTTCTTTGTCGGCACAGGAAGGGTCTGTAGTTTCTGATGGAATTGAAGATGAACAAAACTTTGCGGTTCAGCAAAGAGATGCACAGTTTCCCGGGGGGGACCGGGCCATGAACGACTTCATATATGAAACGCTGAAATACCCTGAAGAAGCTATCAAGAATCGCGCTGAAGGTAATGCTATGATTTCATTTGATGTTTCAAGTGAAGGCAAAATATCAAATGTTCATGTTTTGTCCAGAATGGACGATGCACTTGCAGAGGAGGCAAAGCGAATAGTAAAAGAAATGCCTGATTGGGAACCTGCTTTAAGAAACGGAACACCTGTAAATGCTAACAAAATCATCACTATTTCATTTAGATTGTAA